A genome region from Maridesulfovibrio salexigens DSM 2638 includes the following:
- the ribB gene encoding 3,4-dihydroxy-2-butanone-4-phosphate synthase encodes MNQNLLSQYGTPVERVEKGLQALREGRGILVTDNESRENEGDLIFSAEKLSDEQMAMMIRECSGIVCLCLTDEKTEQLGLPMMVESNSSRYQTGFTVTIEAAEGVTTGVSAADRVTTVKAAIADGAKPADLHRPGHVFPLRAREGGVLEREGHTEATVDMMTLAGLNPCGVLCELTNPDGTMARLPEIVEFGQKHDMPVLTVDDIINYRIQLAKKAS; translated from the coding sequence ATGAATCAGAATCTATTATCCCAGTATGGTACCCCTGTTGAGAGGGTAGAGAAAGGTCTTCAGGCATTGCGTGAAGGTCGTGGAATTCTTGTTACTGACAACGAAAGTCGCGAGAATGAAGGCGATCTTATCTTTTCTGCGGAAAAGCTCAGTGATGAGCAGATGGCTATGATGATCCGTGAATGCAGCGGTATCGTCTGCCTGTGCCTGACTGATGAAAAGACCGAGCAGCTTGGCTTGCCTATGATGGTCGAGTCTAACTCCAGCCGTTATCAGACTGGGTTTACCGTAACTATCGAAGCTGCTGAGGGTGTAACCACCGGTGTTTCCGCAGCTGACCGTGTGACCACTGTAAAGGCCGCTATCGCTGATGGCGCTAAGCCTGCTGATTTACACAGGCCCGGACATGTTTTCCCCTTGCGTGCGCGTGAGGGCGGTGTTCTGGAAAGAGAAGGGCACACTGAAGCCACTGTGGATATGATGACCCTTGCGGGACTCAATCCCTGCGGTGTTCTTTGTGAACTGACCAATCCTGACGGGACAATGGCAAGACTTCCGGAGATTGTGGAATTCGGACAGAAGCACGATATGCCCGTGCTGACCGTAGATGACATAATTAATTATAGAATTCAGCTTGCTAAAAAAGCATCATAA
- a CDS encoding cupin domain-containing protein — translation MDAKNVKDVEGIKVQQIGYKGENHEVKGVTIRWLSKSGQDENGQPEYGLRHFTVEPGGEIPAHNHFYLQTVYVEKGQFECFAYDPETDAVVDSKICGPGDFVFSDCMEPHGMRNISDTEEATFLCCIGCVYEK, via the coding sequence ATGGACGCAAAAAATGTTAAAGACGTTGAAGGTATCAAAGTTCAGCAGATCGGCTACAAAGGCGAAAACCATGAAGTTAAAGGCGTAACCATTCGCTGGCTCTCTAAATCCGGTCAGGACGAAAATGGACAGCCTGAATACGGCCTGCGTCACTTCACAGTTGAACCGGGGGGAGAAATTCCGGCTCATAACCATTTCTATCTTCAAACTGTCTATGTAGAGAAAGGCCAGTTCGAATGCTTCGCTTACGACCCGGAAACAGATGCTGTGGTTGATAGCAAAATCTGCGGTCCCGGCGACTTTGTTTTTTCAGACTGCATGGAACCACACGGCATGCGGAACATCAGCGACACAGAAGAAGCGACCTTCCTATGCTGCATCGGCTGTGTTTACGAAAAATAA
- a CDS encoding diguanylate cyclase encodes MIKRVLPRIAIILIFILALDFFLIGQLSREQMNDQRVEVSLQLAALRARLEKEITKNLLLVQGTANYIAIAPDQSQEKFARYAKEALSGENLLKNLGAAPDFVMRFVYPLEGNLKIVGMDYRKLPNQWKQAKRVKETGEMVIAGPLDLFQGGTGLIGRAPVFVESDKGKKFWGIVSAVIDVDKLFKVVDISDTGLDIAIRGVDGLGEEGDVFLGPPQLFTTPKAVRMPVTFPSGSWVLVAMPHGGWTHSHPLAFIVHTLLGLLLAATSFGVYRSAKRDFAIQAIQQNLNQAQSIAHLGSWRLDHINEEIWWSDETYRIFGVDKNTFVPTLERFLDMVHPDDMQKFLDAFQSSTDSCSEYEVNHRIIRPSGEIRHVQERGGTVCLLSGKTPTHAMGTVLDVTERALAEEELRASEEKMRAMSESSYDAVIVVDVNDVISFWNSAAEKMFGWKAEEVIGKQLHQLISPKEYHHQVTKGMKDFAQTGQGPLIGRVKEMPAVRRNGEVFLAERSVTSFKLGDSYLAVGSVRDITERKRLEQELRHYANRLTLASKAGGIGVWEWNLRTNDLKWDDQMFRLYGLESGEFDGIYEIWKSRVHPDDLYNVEQSLQIATEHTGFWESEFRVIWPSNQVRCIKAAALIEKNADGKPELLIGVNWDVTESREKENQLRRMATTDDMTKLNNRRYFIELVKSEIERSIRYSRPLSLVMFDVDKFKAVNDTYGHDVGDMVLKAIAATAKGVLRDVDIIGRLGGEEFAVGLPETDLKGAMLLAERLRVVLEEASVELPDGGIVDFTVSLGVAVLDRSITDVDVLLKHADLALYAAKENGRNRVEAYTQMMD; translated from the coding sequence TTGATAAAACGCGTATTGCCCCGAATCGCAATAATTTTAATCTTTATTTTGGCTTTGGATTTTTTTCTGATAGGTCAGCTTTCAAGAGAGCAGATGAATGACCAAAGGGTGGAGGTTTCTCTACAATTGGCCGCGCTTAGGGCCCGGCTGGAAAAGGAGATTACAAAGAACCTGCTTTTGGTCCAAGGCACTGCTAATTATATTGCAATAGCTCCTGATCAATCGCAGGAAAAGTTCGCCAGATATGCCAAGGAAGCGTTGTCGGGGGAGAACCTACTTAAAAACCTAGGGGCTGCGCCTGATTTCGTGATGCGTTTTGTCTATCCGCTGGAGGGAAATCTCAAGATTGTCGGTATGGACTATCGGAAGTTACCGAATCAGTGGAAGCAGGCCAAAAGGGTAAAAGAAACTGGGGAGATGGTAATTGCCGGGCCCTTGGATTTGTTTCAGGGAGGTACCGGACTTATTGGACGCGCTCCGGTATTTGTTGAGTCTGACAAAGGAAAGAAATTCTGGGGCATCGTCTCTGCTGTTATTGATGTTGATAAGCTTTTTAAGGTTGTGGATATAAGTGATACTGGCCTTGATATCGCAATTCGCGGTGTTGATGGTTTGGGTGAGGAAGGCGATGTCTTTCTGGGGCCTCCCCAACTCTTCACAACCCCAAAAGCTGTGCGCATGCCGGTTACATTTCCATCAGGAAGTTGGGTTCTTGTCGCTATGCCTCATGGAGGCTGGACACACAGTCATCCTTTGGCATTTATTGTACATACTCTTTTAGGACTGCTTTTGGCTGCTACCAGCTTCGGCGTGTACCGATCTGCTAAACGGGACTTCGCCATTCAGGCAATTCAGCAAAATCTTAATCAGGCCCAGTCCATCGCTCACCTCGGTAGCTGGCGGCTAGACCATATAAATGAAGAGATATGGTGGTCGGATGAAACATACCGAATTTTTGGAGTGGATAAAAATACTTTTGTTCCTACCCTTGAACGCTTTTTAGACATGGTTCATCCGGATGATATGCAAAAGTTCCTTGATGCATTCCAATCTTCGACGGATTCCTGTTCCGAGTATGAGGTGAATCATAGGATAATCCGTCCTAGCGGTGAAATTCGTCATGTTCAGGAGCGGGGAGGAACTGTTTGTCTTTTGAGCGGAAAGACACCAACGCATGCTATGGGAACCGTTCTTGACGTTACTGAACGTGCATTGGCCGAAGAGGAACTCCGGGCCAGTGAAGAAAAAATGAGAGCAATGTCCGAATCTTCCTATGATGCTGTCATAGTTGTTGATGTAAATGATGTTATTTCATTTTGGAACTCGGCAGCCGAAAAGATGTTTGGGTGGAAGGCTGAAGAAGTCATAGGTAAGCAACTTCATCAGCTTATTAGTCCGAAAGAATATCATCACCAAGTAACTAAGGGTATGAAAGATTTTGCTCAAACCGGCCAGGGGCCTCTTATTGGTCGGGTCAAGGAAATGCCTGCGGTTCGTCGAAATGGAGAAGTTTTTCTCGCAGAAAGATCAGTCACATCTTTCAAGCTGGGAGATTCCTATCTGGCTGTTGGTAGCGTTCGCGATATCACAGAACGTAAACGCCTCGAACAGGAGCTTCGGCATTATGCCAATCGTCTGACTCTTGCGTCAAAAGCAGGAGGAATTGGTGTATGGGAATGGAATTTACGAACTAATGATCTAAAATGGGATGACCAGATGTTCCGGCTTTACGGTCTGGAATCCGGAGAATTCGATGGAATCTATGAGATCTGGAAGAGTCGTGTGCATCCTGATGATTTATACAATGTTGAACAGTCTTTACAGATCGCGACTGAGCACACTGGTTTTTGGGAGTCGGAATTTCGTGTGATATGGCCGAGTAATCAGGTTCGCTGTATTAAGGCTGCGGCGCTTATTGAAAAAAATGCTGACGGTAAACCAGAATTATTGATTGGCGTGAATTGGGACGTCACCGAGTCGCGTGAGAAGGAAAACCAGTTGCGGCGTATGGCTACTACGGATGATATGACCAAGCTCAACAATCGTCGCTATTTTATTGAACTGGTTAAAAGTGAAATAGAGCGAAGCATTCGTTATTCTAGACCTCTTTCGCTTGTTATGTTCGATGTTGACAAGTTCAAGGCAGTAAATGACACATATGGTCATGATGTGGGAGACATGGTGCTCAAGGCTATCGCGGCAACAGCAAAGGGGGTTTTGCGTGATGTTGACATCATCGGACGTCTCGGTGGCGAAGAATTTGCGGTTGGACTTCCCGAAACCGATCTAAAAGGTGCCATGCTTCTGGCAGAGCGGTTGCGTGTGGTTTTAGAGGAAGCATCTGTTGAGCTCCCGGATGGGGGAATAGTAGATTTTACAGTCAGTCTTGGAGTTGCCGTGCTGGATAGGTCCATCACTGACGTAGATGTCTTGCTTAAGCATGCGGATCTGGCGCTTTACGCCGCCAAAGAGAATGGACGCAATCGGGTGGAAGCTTATACCCAAATGATGGACTGA
- a CDS encoding rhodanese-like domain-containing protein, translated as MKFGKVAAFLVKVILICVISGGLAVAFNTARSKPYTFAELSHPQPPEIGEIGSADLLQDFTVGKYFFVDARSDMEFAMGHIPGALNITTSMEGDEFAAQVAQIDRNLPVIVYCDGLSCGKSLIVAKKLVEQGFKDVTVYTEGIDGWIGAGMDLEAN; from the coding sequence ATGAAGTTTGGTAAAGTTGCCGCGTTTTTAGTCAAAGTAATCTTAATATGTGTCATTTCCGGCGGACTGGCAGTGGCGTTTAATACTGCCCGCTCTAAACCATATACATTTGCGGAGTTAAGCCATCCGCAGCCTCCCGAAATAGGGGAGATCGGTTCTGCTGATTTGTTGCAGGACTTTACGGTCGGTAAGTACTTTTTCGTAGATGCCCGTAGCGACATGGAATTCGCCATGGGGCATATTCCCGGAGCTTTGAATATAACTACCAGTATGGAAGGGGATGAGTTTGCGGCTCAGGTTGCTCAGATTGACCGGAATCTTCCGGTTATTGTTTATTGTGACGGCCTTTCCTGCGGTAAGAGTCTCATCGTAGCCAAGAAACTGGTAGAGCAGGGTTTTAAGGACGTGACCGTATACACAGAAGGCATTGACGGCTGGATCGGAGCCGGAATGGATTTGGAGGCAAACTAA
- a CDS encoding MauE/DoxX family redox-associated membrane protein, giving the protein MEFRSFPRIILGIVFIVASLDKIVDPMAFAEIIKNYQILPEMMIGPVAFFLPWLEFVCGAMLVCGVFIDTAVAILVAMLLVFIAALSANLYRGIDVACGCFSTDASTASDMQMTIVRDVVLLVLAGIALKFRKSELI; this is encoded by the coding sequence ATGGAGTTTAGATCATTCCCCCGCATTATTCTCGGGATCGTTTTTATTGTCGCCAGTCTTGATAAGATTGTTGATCCGATGGCTTTTGCTGAGATCATTAAAAATTATCAGATCCTGCCGGAAATGATGATCGGTCCGGTGGCTTTCTTTCTGCCGTGGCTGGAATTTGTTTGCGGAGCCATGTTGGTCTGCGGTGTTTTTATAGATACTGCCGTGGCGATTCTTGTTGCTATGCTGCTTGTTTTTATCGCCGCGCTTTCAGCTAATCTCTATCGCGGCATAGACGTTGCCTGCGGTTGCTTTTCCACTGATGCTTCCACAGCTTCTGATATGCAGATGACGATTGTCCGTGATGTGGTCCTGCTGGTTCTTGCCGGCATAGCTTTGAAGTTCAGGAAGTCTGAATTGATTTAG
- a CDS encoding caspase family protein, with product MRRLLALFFMVAVLHILPSCAGVDTIAVKTIPDNAKVFKDETFMCNSPCDIPFKFSGTTGEIYNITLEKEGYKKQSYGMDRSQLFDKYFAGNYIPGSKFGSGNTFVFTYSLEKNPEPDLTAKQVSPAPVILKPAHVPATPFKQELSRRVALVIGNSAYKTSPLPNPVNDARDIAASLPSLGFEVMLVQNAGLREMEEAINSFSKKAHDAVAFFFFAGHGLQLDGENYLVPIDADMDDEGDVRYESVSAGRVMDNLRYADSNLNIVVLDACRDNPFARSFRSKTRGLARLSAPRGSIIAFSTAPGDVAADGAGRNSPYATAFIRHVANPTLSVESFFKEVAKDVSAQTRDQQRPWVSSDFLGDFSFGH from the coding sequence ATGCGAAGACTACTTGCTTTGTTTTTCATGGTGGCAGTACTCCATATACTGCCATCATGCGCTGGCGTTGACACAATTGCCGTCAAGACAATCCCTGACAACGCCAAGGTATTCAAAGATGAAACCTTCATGTGCAATTCTCCATGCGATATACCATTCAAGTTTTCAGGAACTACGGGTGAAATCTATAATATTACACTTGAAAAAGAAGGTTACAAAAAACAGTCTTACGGAATGGACCGCTCACAACTCTTCGACAAATATTTTGCAGGAAATTATATCCCCGGCTCCAAGTTCGGCTCGGGAAACACATTTGTATTTACATACTCTCTAGAAAAGAATCCTGAACCTGATCTCACGGCAAAACAAGTATCCCCTGCTCCCGTAATACTTAAACCTGCCCACGTTCCGGCAACACCCTTCAAGCAGGAATTAAGCAGGCGGGTTGCACTTGTTATTGGTAATAGTGCCTACAAAACCTCCCCGTTACCGAACCCTGTGAACGATGCCCGTGATATAGCAGCATCCCTGCCATCACTGGGATTCGAGGTAATGCTGGTGCAAAATGCAGGACTCAGAGAGATGGAGGAAGCTATCAACAGCTTCAGCAAGAAAGCCCATGATGCGGTAGCGTTTTTCTTCTTTGCAGGGCATGGGCTGCAACTGGATGGAGAGAACTATCTCGTTCCCATAGATGCCGATATGGATGATGAGGGAGACGTTCGTTACGAGTCCGTTTCCGCAGGACGTGTAATGGATAATCTGCGCTACGCTGATTCTAACCTTAATATTGTAGTACTGGATGCCTGCCGGGATAACCCGTTTGCCCGGTCCTTCCGTTCCAAGACACGCGGTCTGGCAAGACTGAGCGCACCGCGCGGCTCAATAATCGCTTTTTCAACAGCTCCGGGAGATGTCGCAGCCGATGGTGCTGGCCGCAACAGTCCATATGCCACGGCATTCATACGACATGTCGCAAATCCAACGCTGAGCGTGGAATCTTTCTTCAAAGAAGTAGCCAAGGATGTCTCCGCACAAACAAGGGATCAGCAGCGCCCGTGGGTCAGCTCGGATTTTCTGGGTGATTTTTCATTTGGACACTAG
- a CDS encoding contractile injection system protein, VgrG/Pvc8 family: MGLTHKPVYRVECNGKDITAAIQNDLISMTITDEAGVKSDSLDISINDKGYAVPPAGSQFKVWLGYGKAATYMGLYVLNSVRLTGPPDKMTIKAAGAPQDKSKSYSQLQTQKTRSWTPQTIGALVATVAADHGLDPAVAADLSGVALPHIDQMNESDMHLLTRIAADHDAIAKANGGKLIFAHKGQGKTVSGKSMPTIELVPNQVTSVSVDIESRTNFNSVVGLWRDVEGAQDVEEIAGSGEPVHRIRHIYPTPEAAITAAKGKLEAFQRGKQSLSGSLPGMPELRAECRLSLSGFRAEKNGLWSITRAIHKLGSGGYVTSVEGEKVKA, from the coding sequence ATGGGATTAACTCATAAGCCCGTTTACCGTGTGGAATGTAACGGTAAGGACATTACCGCCGCTATTCAGAACGATTTAATTTCTATGACTATCACCGATGAAGCCGGGGTTAAATCAGATTCGCTGGACATATCCATTAATGATAAGGGCTATGCAGTGCCGCCAGCCGGGAGTCAGTTTAAAGTCTGGCTCGGATACGGGAAGGCCGCAACCTATATGGGGCTGTATGTCCTGAACTCCGTGCGCCTGACCGGGCCACCGGATAAGATGACCATCAAGGCCGCTGGTGCACCGCAGGATAAGAGCAAATCATATTCCCAGCTTCAGACACAGAAAACACGCTCATGGACTCCGCAGACCATAGGCGCGCTGGTGGCAACCGTAGCCGCTGACCACGGGCTTGATCCTGCCGTTGCTGCTGACTTGTCCGGTGTGGCTCTGCCGCATATCGACCAAATGAACGAATCAGATATGCACTTGCTTACCCGCATAGCGGCGGATCATGATGCAATAGCCAAGGCCAACGGCGGCAAGCTGATATTTGCCCATAAGGGGCAGGGCAAGACCGTATCCGGTAAATCCATGCCCACCATTGAGCTTGTACCTAATCAGGTGACCAGCGTTAGCGTAGACATTGAATCCCGCACGAATTTTAATTCTGTTGTCGGACTCTGGCGCGATGTAGAAGGCGCGCAGGATGTTGAAGAGATAGCCGGGAGCGGTGAACCCGTTCACCGGATCAGACATATTTACCCTACCCCTGAAGCTGCAATAACGGCCGCAAAGGGTAAGCTTGAGGCTTTCCAGCGTGGCAAGCAAAGCCTTTCGGGAAGCCTTCCCGGTATGCCAGAACTAAGGGCAGAGTGTAGGCTTTCGCTTTCTGGCTTCCGGGCTGAAAAGAATGGGCTTTGGTCTATTACCCGCGCTATTCATAAGTTGGGGAGTGGGGGGTATGTGACTAGTGTGGAGGGGGAGAAGGTGAAAGCATAG
- a CDS encoding methyl-accepting chemotaxis protein codes for MKLKSKLTIFQIATMFISITSLCFIFIYQLNKYSEREMETYRETIFSQKKSELTELVNMADKTVAAYFNKSKNIELLKREKADSLKKIIESVTSQLKQYNETHSKKLSKKELTKELKNLIKSIRYDKSNYIWINDMDANMVMHPVSTHLDEKNLSNMQDSKGKYLFREMVNICRKDGEGMVDYWWKKPDTQKDTQKVSYVKLIPELGWVIGTGAWVDDITTEMQNNALAQLAQMRMQDGNYFWVNDLDARMVMHPIKPDLNGKDLSSFKDKKGKALFKEMVAVAKSKGEGTVDYWWGKPGKPGVYPKLSFVKLFQPWGWIIGMGVYTDDIDQALALKKEELRKTIRSMIYMVFIAAVIIGLLLTVAASAFANRITALIGAEPAELSDIAEQMSQGNLNLGLNTAKTRGAFKSIVNMISRIKKVVNDVQRSTENVSAGSEQLSASAQALSQGAIEQTNAVEDLSSAIAHMSGSIRETAENARKTEKITSIAAKTTQDGSQAVQKNLIAMTDIADKICIVEEIARQTNLLALNAAIEAARAGEHGKGFAVVAAEVRKLAERSRIAATEISDLSSNSLSIAKETENNLKELMPEIQKTTELIKEIAESCDKQDSEITSIKQSSDQLELVIQQNASSSEQVAATSEELSAQAEQLHSAMLFFKLD; via the coding sequence ATGAAATTGAAGAGCAAGCTCACTATCTTTCAAATAGCGACAATGTTTATCTCTATAACATCACTGTGTTTCATCTTCATTTATCAATTAAACAAATATTCTGAACGTGAAATGGAGACATACCGTGAGACAATATTTTCCCAGAAAAAATCAGAACTAACAGAACTCGTTAATATGGCTGATAAGACTGTTGCTGCGTACTTCAATAAATCAAAAAACATTGAATTATTAAAAAGAGAGAAAGCAGATTCCCTAAAAAAAATTATAGAATCCGTTACGAGTCAGTTAAAACAATACAATGAAACTCATTCAAAAAAGTTATCCAAAAAAGAACTTACCAAGGAACTAAAGAATCTTATAAAATCAATTCGCTATGACAAAAGCAACTACATCTGGATCAACGATATGGATGCTAATATGGTCATGCACCCTGTTTCCACACATCTTGATGAAAAAAACTTATCTAACATGCAGGATAGTAAAGGTAAGTACTTATTCAGGGAGATGGTAAACATATGCCGAAAAGACGGGGAAGGCATGGTCGATTATTGGTGGAAGAAGCCTGACACCCAAAAAGACACTCAGAAAGTATCCTACGTAAAGCTAATCCCTGAACTGGGCTGGGTTATCGGAACTGGAGCGTGGGTTGATGACATCACAACTGAAATGCAAAACAATGCCCTTGCCCAGCTTGCACAAATGCGCATGCAGGACGGCAACTATTTCTGGGTAAATGATCTTGATGCCAGAATGGTCATGCACCCGATAAAACCAGATCTTAACGGTAAGGACTTATCCAGCTTCAAAGACAAAAAAGGGAAAGCCCTTTTCAAAGAAATGGTAGCAGTAGCCAAGTCCAAAGGTGAAGGTACTGTTGATTACTGGTGGGGAAAACCGGGCAAACCCGGAGTGTACCCTAAGCTTTCTTTTGTGAAGCTCTTTCAGCCGTGGGGTTGGATAATCGGCATGGGGGTATACACTGATGACATTGATCAGGCGCTGGCGCTCAAAAAAGAAGAATTACGCAAGACCATCCGCTCAATGATCTACATGGTTTTCATAGCAGCGGTCATCATCGGTCTGTTGTTAACCGTAGCAGCCTCTGCTTTTGCAAACAGGATAACAGCCCTGATAGGTGCGGAACCTGCTGAGCTTTCCGATATTGCAGAACAAATGTCACAAGGCAACCTTAACCTCGGCTTGAATACTGCGAAGACCCGAGGGGCATTCAAATCCATCGTAAATATGATCTCCAGAATCAAAAAGGTTGTTAATGATGTCCAGCGATCCACTGAAAATGTATCAGCTGGCAGTGAACAGCTTTCAGCTTCAGCGCAAGCCCTGTCACAGGGAGCAATTGAACAGACCAATGCAGTTGAGGATTTGAGTTCTGCTATCGCACACATGAGCGGAAGCATCCGTGAAACAGCTGAAAACGCACGTAAAACCGAAAAGATAACTTCCATAGCCGCCAAGACAACCCAAGACGGCAGTCAGGCTGTGCAAAAGAACCTGATAGCAATGACGGATATTGCCGATAAAATCTGCATTGTCGAAGAAATTGCAAGGCAAACCAACCTGCTCGCCCTCAATGCAGCCATCGAAGCAGCAAGAGCAGGAGAACACGGAAAAGGATTCGCTGTTGTGGCAGCAGAAGTTCGTAAACTTGCGGAAAGAAGCAGAATTGCGGCTACAGAGATCAGCGACCTTTCATCAAACAGCCTAAGTATTGCAAAAGAAACTGAAAACAACCTGAAAGAGCTCATGCCTGAAATTCAAAAAACGACTGAACTCATAAAAGAAATTGCTGAATCATGCGATAAGCAAGACAGCGAAATAACGAGCATCAAACAATCATCCGACCAGTTGGAACTGGTCATCCAGCAAAATGCATCTTCATCGGAGCAGGTGGCAGCAACATCTGAAGAGCTTTCGGCACAGGCCGAGCAACTCCATTCAGCCATGCTCTTCTTCAAACTGGATTAA
- a CDS encoding cell envelope integrity protein TolA, with protein sequence MRYLAALLSILMHILIVIFVFDFVELTHDQESNGFGIELVSLVEKKAVAVHEPKQRVKPLRRERVKIKPEQFNESIRTDRPQRRASEIKVERAERKTVRTDHKSAPKPASKPAAESVPSTHKSYPHIETGTSDNPDAVILRQGKGITVGNSTMVLKRGSEARSLSAIAAYSFNEDDFRGHYETSTGRQVVIIDARAEYGRLILHDRKSGLIRKLKKYERGDFIYTYGPSFEDDEPVQGSVVFLPGDEHWIHRFMWMPEGEPAEYPVKGRVDAVSSGTDAGRRSLFVPAAKGRFPAVVLGSFGIDIPSEQFNEVARHLSGRDVVVMRLDSLDGLSLKKACAELRSNPKVDPGRIGVWFRGYGAKKMPRMNLPAGLFKFVILTIDHPDECLFPERLASVFADGLPTYFGFRGVSGDWKKVVPVMLTGFQSAPHQIIMIDDTPSSVEGMGTDQDWVDCLSGDFVNSISAWLDSN encoded by the coding sequence TTGCGATACCTTGCCGCTTTGCTTTCCATTTTGATGCATATCCTTATTGTGATTTTTGTGTTTGATTTTGTGGAGTTGACTCACGATCAGGAGAGCAATGGTTTTGGTATCGAGCTTGTTTCTCTTGTTGAAAAGAAGGCAGTCGCGGTGCATGAGCCGAAGCAGAGAGTAAAACCGCTGCGTAGAGAAAGGGTAAAAATTAAGCCTGAGCAATTTAATGAGAGTATTCGCACTGATCGACCGCAGAGGCGTGCTTCAGAAATAAAAGTCGAACGGGCAGAGCGCAAAACTGTTCGTACAGATCATAAGTCCGCACCTAAACCCGCATCTAAACCTGCTGCGGAATCTGTTCCTAGTACCCATAAATCATACCCACATATTGAAACCGGAACTTCAGATAACCCTGATGCAGTGATCCTGCGACAGGGTAAAGGCATTACAGTGGGTAATTCAACTATGGTCCTTAAGCGCGGTTCCGAAGCTCGGTCACTTTCTGCTATAGCCGCTTATTCGTTTAATGAGGATGATTTCCGGGGACATTACGAGACTTCTACCGGACGGCAGGTTGTTATTATTGATGCTCGTGCAGAGTATGGAAGGCTGATTTTGCATGACCGCAAAAGCGGGTTGATCCGGAAGCTTAAAAAGTACGAGCGCGGTGACTTTATCTATACTTACGGCCCTTCATTTGAAGATGATGAGCCTGTTCAGGGGTCGGTGGTCTTTTTGCCCGGAGATGAGCATTGGATTCATAGATTTATGTGGATGCCGGAAGGTGAGCCTGCTGAGTATCCTGTAAAAGGGCGCGTGGATGCTGTTTCGTCTGGGACTGATGCCGGAAGACGAAGTCTCTTTGTTCCAGCGGCTAAAGGTAGATTTCCTGCTGTCGTACTTGGAAGTTTCGGTATAGATATTCCCAGTGAGCAGTTTAATGAAGTGGCGAGGCATCTTAGTGGGCGTGATGTCGTTGTGATGCGCCTAGACAGTCTTGATGGTCTGAGTTTGAAAAAGGCTTGCGCGGAGTTGCGTAGCAATCCAAAGGTTGATCCCGGTCGTATAGGAGTCTGGTTCAGAGGATACGGGGCAAAAAAAATGCCCCGCATGAATTTACCTGCGGGGCTTTTTAAATTTGTCATCCTGACCATAGATCATCCTGATGAATGTCTATTCCCAGAAAGGCTTGCGTCTGTTTTTGCTGACGGTCTACCTACTTATTTCGGCTTCAGGGGAGTCAGCGGAGACTGGAAGAAGGTGGTGCCGGTAATGTTGACCGGATTCCAGTCTGCCCCCCATCAAATTATCATGATTGATGATACCCCTTCCAGTGTGGAAGGAATGGGGACAGACCAAGATTGGGTCGATTGCTTATCCGGCGATTTTGTCAACAGCATTTCCGCCTGGCTTGATTCAAACTAG
- a CDS encoding BON domain-containing protein yields MTPRALLPLLILIATIFSAGCSTAYKAALDERSLSQQTSDAKISAAIMKAYLDDDDVSVMGIEPYTFIGHVYLVGEYENYAQRSKAIAIAKNVEGVTGTTTYLLPKKEDPTCDTTENLSILAAVKSALIGDGDIWSTNIEVKVVQCQVVLLGLVKTQAEINKSIAHAKAVEGVRKVKSYLRVSNKQ; encoded by the coding sequence ATGACCCCCAGAGCATTACTTCCCTTATTGATTCTGATTGCAACAATCTTCAGCGCAGGATGCAGCACAGCTTATAAAGCTGCATTAGATGAGCGCAGTTTGAGCCAGCAAACTTCCGATGCAAAAATATCAGCCGCCATAATGAAAGCCTACCTGGATGACGATGACGTGTCAGTAATGGGGATTGAACCGTACACCTTCATAGGCCATGTATATCTGGTCGGCGAATACGAGAACTACGCCCAAAGATCAAAGGCTATCGCTATCGCCAAAAACGTTGAAGGCGTAACAGGGACCACCACCTACCTGCTGCCCAAAAAAGAAGATCCTACCTGCGACACAACTGAAAACCTTTCGATTTTAGCAGCAGTAAAATCGGCATTAATCGGAGACGGGGACATCTGGTCCACAAATATTGAAGTAAAAGTAGTGCAATGTCAGGTGGTTCTATTGGGGCTGGTAAAGACTCAAGCCGAAATTAATAAGTCCATAGCTCACGCCAAGGCCGTGGAAGGAGTGCGCAAGGTAAAATCATACCTGCGTGTTTCGAATAAGCAGTAA